One genomic region from Polynucleobacter sp. MWH-P3-07-1 encodes:
- a CDS encoding electron transfer flavoprotein-ubiquinone oxidoreductase codes for MNSQQLLEQFGPRESMDYDLVIVGGGPAGLSAAIKAKQLAQSSGKDFSVCVLEKGSEIGAHILSGAVMDPKALGELFPDWQALGAPLETLVSQDQFLFLTEDRSYSVPEWVLPECFQNKGNYIVSLANVTRWLGQQAEALGVEIFPGFPAADILYDAQGAVCGVVTGAMGLDKAGNPTEQFQLGMELRAKYTLFAEGSRGHLGKQLISRFALDHDCDPQTYAIGIKELWEVDPAQSKPGLVVHTAGWPLESDTYGGSFLYHLGNNLVAVGLVVGLAYKNPYLSPFEEFQRYKLHPNIRETFVGGKRLAYGARSLTAGGLNSLPKTIFPGGALIGCDAGFLNASRIKGSHAAIKTGMLAAEAAVAALSDNRSHDVLAAYPTAFQNSWLYTELKQARNFKPWMSKGLYLGTLMVGLEQKIFGGNVPWTIHNQYADHECLEPASQHQEIQYPKPDGKISFDRLSSVFLSNTNHAENQPAHLQLQDAAIPVNLNLKTYAGPEQRYCPAGVYEYLEKDGQPCLQINAQNCVHCKTCDIKDPSQNIIWVTPEGGGGPNYTSM; via the coding sequence ATGAATTCCCAGCAGTTGCTTGAACAATTTGGCCCTCGAGAATCGATGGACTATGACTTAGTCATCGTCGGCGGCGGTCCTGCTGGCTTATCTGCCGCAATTAAAGCCAAACAACTTGCCCAATCCTCAGGCAAAGATTTCAGTGTTTGCGTCCTCGAGAAAGGCTCTGAGATCGGAGCCCACATTCTGTCTGGCGCCGTTATGGACCCCAAAGCCCTAGGGGAGCTTTTCCCAGACTGGCAAGCGCTGGGTGCACCTTTAGAAACACTAGTTAGCCAAGATCAATTTCTATTTCTGACAGAAGATCGCTCGTATTCTGTTCCAGAATGGGTTTTACCTGAATGTTTTCAGAACAAAGGCAATTACATTGTGAGCTTAGCCAATGTCACGCGTTGGCTAGGTCAGCAAGCAGAAGCGCTTGGTGTTGAAATCTTTCCAGGATTTCCTGCGGCAGACATTTTGTATGACGCACAAGGCGCCGTCTGTGGAGTCGTCACAGGCGCCATGGGCCTGGATAAAGCAGGCAATCCCACTGAACAATTTCAACTGGGAATGGAATTGCGTGCAAAGTACACTCTCTTCGCCGAAGGCTCTCGCGGCCATCTGGGCAAGCAACTCATCAGCCGTTTTGCGCTTGATCACGATTGTGACCCCCAAACCTATGCCATTGGTATTAAAGAACTCTGGGAAGTGGATCCAGCTCAGAGTAAACCTGGCCTCGTTGTTCATACTGCAGGTTGGCCTTTAGAGTCCGATACTTATGGCGGCTCTTTTTTATATCACCTAGGCAATAATTTGGTTGCAGTCGGTCTGGTAGTGGGCCTCGCATACAAAAATCCTTACCTCTCTCCCTTTGAAGAATTCCAACGCTACAAATTGCATCCCAACATTCGGGAAACCTTTGTCGGCGGTAAACGCTTGGCTTATGGCGCACGCTCTCTGACCGCTGGCGGACTCAATAGTTTGCCTAAGACTATTTTCCCCGGTGGTGCATTGATTGGTTGCGATGCTGGCTTTCTGAATGCCTCTCGCATCAAGGGCAGTCACGCCGCAATTAAAACCGGCATGCTAGCTGCAGAAGCTGCAGTGGCCGCCCTATCTGACAATCGCTCGCATGATGTCTTGGCTGCTTATCCGACGGCCTTTCAAAATAGCTGGCTTTATACCGAACTGAAGCAGGCTCGCAACTTCAAACCTTGGATGTCTAAAGGACTTTACCTGGGGACTCTCATGGTGGGTCTAGAGCAAAAAATCTTTGGCGGGAATGTACCTTGGACGATTCACAATCAATACGCTGATCATGAATGCTTAGAGCCTGCGAGCCAACATCAAGAGATTCAATACCCTAAGCCTGATGGCAAGATTAGCTTCGATCGCCTGTCCTCCGTATTTCTATCGAACACGAATCATGCTGAAAATCAACCAGCGCATTTACAGCTACAAGATGCAGCCATTCCAGTCAATCTGAATCTCAAGACTTATGCTGGACCAGAGCAGCGCTACTGCCCTGCTGGCGTTTATGAGTACCTGGAGAAAGACGGGCAGCCCTGCTTACAAATTAATGCCCAAAACTGTGTCCATTGCAAAACCTGCGATATTAAAGACCCGAGTCAAAATATCATCTGGGTCACCCCTGAAGGCGGTGGCGGCCCCAACTACACTTCAATGTGA
- a CDS encoding MFS transporter yields MTPSVRWAFGSFFFLYFAYVGLVSPYASLFFVDQGFNVIQISVLMSMLQITRIIGPFSWGWLSDYLSNRIGIIRFCACLASLAFLAIFYLHSYIAFFVWMFILHTILSSLMPLGESATVHALFKDNSFDKRYGRLRLWGSLGFIAMVLFAGELFQRKSIALYPIVGAVVLLLLAIVTFRLHEPKVQRHKMVKGELLSVLLNPDVRWFLLSGFFMIFAHAALYVFYSLYLSKLGYNKFQIGLFWALGVSAEVIFFYFQSKVLSRLQPEIVLQASFGVGVLRFILIAFFPLTWVLILAQVMHAGTFAAHHSAATKLLQRWFTGPLQARGQALMATVSYGLGGTLGGLCSGWIWDLAQPRDVFVMAAFACGLAGMAIQKLRPQTLDQQPITSH; encoded by the coding sequence ATGACACCTTCAGTGCGTTGGGCCTTCGGGTCCTTTTTCTTTTTATATTTCGCTTACGTTGGTTTAGTTTCCCCATACGCGAGTTTGTTCTTTGTTGACCAAGGCTTTAACGTCATTCAAATCTCGGTTTTGATGTCGATGTTGCAAATCACCCGCATCATTGGCCCCTTTTCTTGGGGCTGGTTGTCCGACTATCTCTCTAACCGGATTGGCATTATTCGGTTTTGCGCTTGCTTAGCAAGTCTTGCTTTCTTGGCTATTTTTTATCTTCACAGCTACATTGCCTTTTTTGTTTGGATGTTTATTCTGCACACCATTCTCAGTAGCTTGATGCCACTGGGAGAGTCAGCGACAGTGCATGCCTTATTTAAAGACAATTCTTTTGATAAGCGTTATGGAAGATTGCGCTTGTGGGGATCTTTGGGATTTATTGCGATGGTGCTGTTTGCAGGTGAGCTGTTTCAACGCAAGAGTATTGCGCTCTATCCCATCGTTGGTGCGGTGGTTCTTCTACTTTTGGCTATCGTCACCTTTCGTTTGCACGAGCCCAAGGTGCAGCGTCATAAGATGGTGAAGGGAGAATTGCTGTCCGTATTACTGAATCCCGATGTGCGCTGGTTTCTGCTCTCCGGATTTTTCATGATCTTTGCGCATGCAGCGCTCTACGTCTTCTATTCTCTCTATCTCAGCAAGCTTGGCTATAACAAATTTCAGATCGGCCTTTTTTGGGCGCTTGGTGTATCTGCTGAAGTGATCTTCTTTTACTTTCAGAGTAAGGTCCTTAGCCGCTTGCAACCCGAGATTGTTTTGCAAGCCTCATTTGGGGTCGGGGTATTGCGATTTATTTTGATTGCCTTTTTCCCTTTGACATGGGTTTTGATTCTTGCGCAAGTGATGCATGCTGGAACTTTTGCAGCTCACCATAGTGCGGCAACCAAGTTGTTACAGCGTTGGTTTACAGGACCATTGCAGGCGAGAGGTCAGGCCTTGATGGCAACAGTGTCATACGGTCTGGGCGGTACCCTCGGGGGACTGTGCTCTGGTTGGATTTGGGACTTAGCGCAACCCCGCGATGTATTCGTAATGGCCGCTTTTGCTTGCGGCTTAGCCGGTATGGCGATACAGAAACTCAGACCACAAACTCTGGATCAACAGCCCATCACATCACATTGA
- the aroC gene encoding chorismate synthase: MSGNTLGLLFTVTTFGESHGPAIGAVVDGCPPGMALSEADLQTDLDRRKPGTSRHVTQRKEEDKVEILSGVFEGKTTGTPIALLIRNTDQRSQDYGDILQTFRPGHADYAYHYKYGLRDPRGGGRSSARLTAPVVAAAAIAKKWLRQQYGTEIFAYMSQLGELTIPFEDEQQIESNPFFAPNAKIIPELEAYMDALRKAGDSCGARIEVRARNVPMGLGEPLFDKLDADIAHVMMGINAVKGVEIGSGFQSVVQKGSEHGDEMHPDGFASNHSGGTLGGISTGQDLRVSIAIKPTSSILSPKQSVDLEGKPMTVQTKGRHDPCVGIRATPIAEAMLALVLMDHALRHRAQCGDVKVSVPAVAAARPGAK, encoded by the coding sequence ATGTCAGGAAATACTCTAGGTCTTCTCTTTACCGTAACCACCTTTGGTGAGTCACACGGCCCAGCAATTGGTGCGGTGGTCGATGGCTGTCCTCCAGGGATGGCCCTCTCAGAAGCAGACTTACAGACTGATCTCGATCGGCGCAAGCCAGGCACCTCTCGCCACGTTACCCAGCGCAAAGAAGAGGACAAGGTTGAAATTCTGTCGGGAGTCTTTGAAGGTAAGACTACGGGTACTCCAATTGCTTTATTGATTCGCAATACCGATCAACGCAGCCAAGACTACGGCGATATTTTGCAAACCTTTAGACCAGGCCATGCAGATTATGCGTACCACTATAAGTATGGCTTGCGTGATCCGCGTGGTGGCGGCAGATCTTCTGCGCGCCTGACAGCGCCAGTGGTTGCTGCTGCAGCCATTGCTAAGAAATGGTTGCGTCAACAGTATGGCACTGAGATCTTTGCTTATATGAGCCAATTGGGCGAGCTCACCATTCCATTTGAGGATGAGCAGCAGATTGAGAGCAATCCTTTCTTTGCTCCGAATGCCAAGATTATTCCTGAGCTTGAAGCCTATATGGATGCCTTGCGTAAGGCGGGGGACTCTTGTGGCGCACGGATTGAAGTGCGCGCACGAAATGTACCCATGGGTTTAGGTGAACCTCTGTTTGATAAATTGGATGCGGACATTGCCCATGTGATGATGGGAATTAATGCTGTCAAAGGCGTTGAAATTGGATCTGGCTTTCAGTCGGTAGTGCAAAAGGGTAGTGAGCATGGCGATGAAATGCATCCCGATGGTTTTGCCAGCAATCACTCCGGCGGCACTCTGGGTGGTATCAGCACCGGCCAAGATCTCAGAGTCTCAATTGCAATCAAGCCTACTTCAAGCATTCTGAGCCCGAAGCAATCAGTGGACTTAGAAGGCAAACCCATGACTGTACAAACTAAGGGACGTCACGATCCTTGCGTTGGTATTCGGGCAACACCGATTGCCGAGGCTATGTTAGCGCTGGTTCTAATGGATCACGCTCTTCGTCATCGCGCACAGTGTGGTGATGTCAAAGTATCGGTTCCCGCCGTAGCCGCAGCCAGACCTGGCGCAAAGTAG
- a CDS encoding CBS domain-containing protein yields MKVRDILRVKGGTLFTVPPNTALGSAVLTMSDHDIGSLIVMEGDQLAGILTFREVMQALAKHHGSLGGLEVRSVMNSKPLTCNMETEMDEVRRMMLVEHARYLPVIDQKMLMGVISFYDVAHAVVEAQDFENSMLKAYIRDWPEDTTKATN; encoded by the coding sequence ATGAAGGTTCGGGATATTTTGCGAGTAAAAGGCGGGACATTATTCACTGTGCCACCCAACACAGCCCTAGGTTCAGCTGTACTGACCATGAGTGATCACGATATTGGCTCCTTGATTGTGATGGAAGGCGATCAATTGGCTGGTATTTTGACTTTTCGTGAGGTGATGCAGGCACTCGCAAAACACCACGGCAGTTTGGGTGGTCTCGAGGTGCGTTCAGTAATGAACTCAAAACCCCTGACTTGCAATATGGAAACTGAAATGGATGAAGTTCGTCGCATGATGTTGGTTGAGCATGCCCGTTACCTTCCCGTCATTGATCAAAAAATGCTGATGGGCGTGATTTCTTTCTATGACGTAGCCCATGCGGTAGTTGAAGCGCAGGATTTTGAAAACTCCATGCTCAAGGCCTATATTCGGGATTGGCCAGAAGACACGACGAAAGCTACAAACTAA
- a CDS encoding YhjD/YihY/BrkB family envelope integrity protein — protein MHLFRNPQLWLALAKEIWERNRHQNLSQAAGNLAFTTTLALVPMFTVASLLLGTLPKVVRMKVAFQSWLLDTYMPGGLNQQVFIYLDQFSRQAKGLTLVSTLGLIVTSVMAIAGVEQAFNRIFQLSGRRPLLNQILIYSGATLIGPFLLGFGIYLSSLLLGAAEGWIDTLSMGFATFATISPILLAVAVFTVAYKYLPYTTVAWRDAIAGALIAAFFFELMKFGFGLFLTNARFYRTVYGAFAILPLALIWIYLTWWITLAGAVIVANLPPIKAGLVRVIRY, from the coding sequence ATGCACCTGTTTCGGAATCCTCAATTATGGCTCGCTCTAGCTAAAGAGATCTGGGAGCGTAATCGCCATCAAAATTTATCGCAAGCCGCTGGTAATTTGGCTTTCACCACTACCTTGGCTTTAGTGCCGATGTTTACGGTGGCATCCCTTTTGCTGGGGACCTTGCCCAAGGTTGTCAGAATGAAAGTGGCTTTTCAGTCCTGGCTATTGGATACCTATATGCCTGGTGGTTTGAACCAGCAGGTCTTTATTTACTTAGATCAGTTTTCTCGCCAAGCAAAAGGTTTGACCTTGGTGAGTACCTTGGGCTTAATCGTCACCAGTGTGATGGCAATCGCAGGGGTAGAGCAGGCTTTTAATCGGATCTTTCAGCTCTCAGGGCGCCGGCCATTGTTGAATCAAATCCTGATTTACTCAGGGGCAACATTGATTGGCCCTTTTTTGCTGGGCTTTGGAATTTATCTCAGCAGTCTGCTCTTAGGTGCAGCTGAGGGCTGGATCGATACCCTGAGCATGGGCTTCGCCACCTTTGCGACGATCTCTCCCATCTTATTGGCAGTAGCCGTATTTACGGTGGCCTATAAATATTTACCTTACACCACTGTGGCTTGGCGCGATGCGATTGCAGGCGCCTTGATTGCCGCATTCTTTTTTGAGTTGATGAAATTTGGCTTTGGTTTGTTTTTGACTAATGCCCGTTTTTATAGAACGGTTTACGGCGCCTTTGCGATTCTGCCCTTGGCGCTAATTTGGATTTATCTCACGTGGTGGATCACTTTGGCTGGCGCTGTGATTGTCGCTAATCTTCCCCCTATCAAAGCGGGTTTAGTTAGGGTTATTCGCTACTGA
- the wrbA gene encoding NAD(P)H:quinone oxidoreductase, whose amino-acid sequence MSQHDILVLYYSRHGATRELARLIAEGIESVPGANARLRTVPTVSAVCEATEASVPNEGAPYVEYSDLQECVGLALGSPTRFGNMAAPMKYFWDGSSSQWMNGALIGKPACVFTSTGSLHGGQESTLLTMMIPLLHHGMVIMGLPYSEPDLMSTPNGGGPYGVSHLAHADGRAPISPEEQRLAKAQGKRLAEFALKLGKS is encoded by the coding sequence ATGAGCCAACACGATATTTTAGTTTTGTACTACTCCCGCCACGGCGCGACCCGAGAGCTTGCCCGCCTGATCGCTGAAGGTATTGAGAGCGTGCCCGGCGCAAATGCACGCCTAAGGACAGTCCCTACAGTCTCCGCTGTATGCGAAGCTACTGAAGCAAGCGTCCCCAATGAAGGCGCACCCTATGTGGAATATTCTGATTTACAAGAATGCGTTGGCTTGGCTTTGGGTTCCCCCACCCGCTTTGGCAATATGGCTGCCCCCATGAAATACTTTTGGGACGGCAGTTCTTCACAATGGATGAATGGCGCCCTGATCGGCAAACCAGCCTGCGTCTTTACGAGCACTGGTAGCTTGCATGGCGGTCAAGAGAGCACCCTCTTAACCATGATGATTCCCCTACTGCATCACGGCATGGTGATCATGGGTCTTCCTTATAGCGAGCCTGATCTCATGAGCACCCCCAATGGTGGTGGCCCGTACGGTGTCAGTCATTTAGCCCATGCCGATGGCCGCGCTCCAATCAGCCCAGAAGAGCAACGTCTTGCCAAAGCACAAGGCAAACGCTTGGCTGAATTCGCCCTCAAGCTTGGCAAGAGCTAA
- a CDS encoding DUF2069 domain-containing protein, producing the protein MFKLPANKNPYQILALAAFIDLFILCVCWEWFLSPLRPEGSWLILKALPLLLPMRGIWKGNVYTMQWASMLILLYITEGLVRISESGWNFYLAILETLLATIAFICLLMYLRPIKAEAKAKNKAQSEV; encoded by the coding sequence ATGTTTAAATTGCCCGCCAATAAAAACCCCTATCAAATCCTGGCCTTAGCAGCCTTCATCGATTTGTTCATTTTGTGTGTCTGTTGGGAGTGGTTTCTCTCCCCATTGCGCCCAGAAGGTTCATGGCTCATCCTCAAGGCTTTACCTTTGCTGCTGCCCATGCGCGGCATCTGGAAGGGCAATGTTTACACCATGCAATGGGCTTCCATGCTGATCCTGCTTTATATCACCGAAGGTCTCGTCCGTATTAGCGAATCGGGCTGGAATTTCTACCTAGCAATCCTAGAAACCCTCCTTGCGACCATCGCCTTTATATGCCTTTTGATGTACTTGAGGCCGATTAAAGCCGAGGCCAAAGCCAAAAATAAGGCTCAATCTGAGGTCTAA
- the ppk2 gene encoding polyphosphate kinase 2 has translation MKKAAALAIKPLKISKKELTYEAELRLLQIELVKLQKRIIAKGDRLLVIMEGRDTAGKDGTIKCITQNLSPRDTHVVALGKPSDREEGEWYFQRYVAELPSAGEFVIFNRSWYNRAGVEKVMGFCTDAQYKEFMASVNDFESLLVTSGIQIFKYYLDIDKAEQAHRLADRAKDPLKQWKISPIDQQAQKKWHAYSVARDLMLEKTTSPDAPWTVVNANDKKLTHLNLIRDLLSRVDYPGKNKKLLMTDPQIIMPCLATAIKLPKLAP, from the coding sequence TTGAAAAAAGCTGCTGCTTTAGCAATCAAGCCACTCAAGATTAGCAAAAAGGAATTAACGTACGAGGCGGAGCTCCGGCTTTTGCAGATTGAGTTAGTCAAACTGCAAAAGCGGATCATCGCTAAAGGTGATCGACTGTTGGTCATCATGGAAGGCAGAGATACAGCCGGAAAAGATGGCACGATCAAGTGCATCACGCAAAACTTAAGTCCGCGCGATACCCATGTCGTCGCTCTTGGTAAGCCGAGTGACCGCGAAGAAGGCGAATGGTATTTCCAACGCTATGTCGCAGAGTTACCTAGCGCAGGCGAATTCGTAATCTTCAATCGGAGTTGGTACAACCGCGCTGGTGTTGAGAAGGTAATGGGATTTTGTACTGATGCCCAGTACAAAGAGTTCATGGCGTCAGTCAATGACTTTGAAAGCCTGTTGGTGACCTCCGGAATCCAGATTTTTAAATACTATCTCGATATTGATAAGGCAGAGCAAGCGCATCGTTTAGCTGATCGCGCCAAGGATCCCCTGAAGCAATGGAAGATCAGCCCTATCGATCAGCAGGCTCAGAAGAAATGGCACGCTTATAGCGTTGCTCGTGATCTCATGCTTGAGAAAACAACCAGTCCTGATGCGCCTTGGACTGTAGTCAATGCCAACGATAAAAAACTCACCCACCTCAATCTCATTCGAGATTTGCTTTCCAGAGTTGACTACCCTGGCAAAAATAAAAAATTACTGATGACTGATCCTCAAATTATCATGCCCTGCCTAGCAACGGCAATCAAGCTCCCTAAACTGGCCCCATAG
- a CDS encoding DUF3313 domain-containing protein, which yields MNRRNLLSLCYFIPALLLIGACSNTSKYLTEPMPESGFLPNYKLLQAVTDTPQDIRMWRYRDANIDPNKYTGVILEPIYLNQTQTQQVSAETLAQVKATLQASMVNAINGKSNISIVQKPGPGVARVAVGITGAEMSANSLQPWNFTPIGLAVNGAAYAAGMNAKTPALVIENKITDSQTNQLLGEGLITIQGESFRTGSGSVEAFTEMAKKAVRQALQLSAKQ from the coding sequence ATGAACCGTCGCAATCTACTCTCACTCTGCTATTTCATTCCGGCGCTTCTTTTAATTGGGGCCTGTAGCAATACTTCGAAATATTTAACGGAGCCAATGCCTGAGTCTGGCTTCTTACCGAATTACAAATTGTTGCAAGCAGTTACAGATACTCCACAAGATATTCGGATGTGGCGCTATCGTGATGCCAATATTGATCCAAACAAATATACCGGCGTTATTTTGGAGCCGATTTACTTAAATCAAACCCAAACACAACAAGTTTCTGCTGAAACCCTCGCGCAAGTAAAGGCGACATTACAAGCCTCGATGGTCAATGCAATTAATGGCAAAAGCAATATCTCGATTGTTCAGAAGCCAGGTCCTGGTGTTGCCCGCGTTGCAGTCGGCATTACTGGTGCAGAGATGTCAGCCAATAGTTTGCAGCCTTGGAACTTCACGCCGATTGGTCTGGCAGTCAATGGCGCAGCCTATGCTGCAGGTATGAATGCCAAGACCCCTGCCTTAGTCATCGAGAACAAAATTACGGATAGCCAAACTAATCAGCTGCTCGGCGAAGGCTTGATTACGATTCAAGGCGAATCTTTCAGAACAGGTTCTGGCTCAGTAGAGGCGTTTACCGAGATGGCTAAAAAAGCAGTTCGTCAGGCTCTACAGTTATCCGCCAAACAGTAA
- a CDS encoding EF-hand domain-containing protein — translation MKTLLHCAAVLGFALAGSGGQITAQAQTQMSAEDKEIIAKFKAADKNHDGKLTLAEAQAGMPRVAAHFSYIDSQGRGYVTLDQILALANN, via the coding sequence ATGAAAACGCTATTGCATTGTGCTGCTGTGCTAGGTTTTGCTCTTGCGGGCTCGGGAGGTCAAATCACCGCCCAGGCTCAAACGCAAATGAGTGCTGAAGACAAGGAGATCATCGCTAAATTTAAGGCTGCCGATAAGAATCATGATGGCAAGCTCACTTTGGCAGAAGCTCAGGCTGGCATGCCAAGGGTTGCAGCACACTTCAGCTATATCGATAGTCAAGGTCGCGGTTACGTGACTCTTGACCAGATCCTAGCCCTAGCCAACAACTAA
- a CDS encoding rhodanese homology domain-containing protein, producing MNTQDYAFVRGKLLDKEEIAFLDVREEDPHAQEHPLFAANFPLSRIEIDAYTKLPRRDVPIVTLDDGEGDAQLAANRLMALGYSDVSVFFGGVKEWKRSGGEVFRDVNVPSKSFGELVESKVHTPSLSAQEVKRLIDSKADVVVVDVRRFDEYQTMSIPTGMSVPGAELVLRLPEIAPDPKTKVIVNCAGRTRSIIGTQSLINAGIPNPVHALRNGTIGWKLADQALDHGQSRKFSDVSPATAQAALHKSRKVADRVQVKRASKADLKEWQQQSVRTTYFFDTRTPEEYAAGHLPGFRSVPGGQLVQETEMYAPVRGARIVLVDPSGVRANMPASWLAQMAWDVYVLDDIQISDLTETGTPALALPPLPKTQEVDARTLQQWLSESNTVVVDFSTHKNYCQKHIPGSWFALRSLQKEALTKLPKAERYVLTSSPAELASFTVPEFTALTQTPVYVLIGGNSAWLESGYAMESDRLNLASPTIDRYQRPYEGTNATAASMQAYLDWEFGLVEQLGRDGTHHFWVMDPH from the coding sequence ATGAATACCCAAGATTACGCCTTTGTTAGAGGCAAATTACTCGATAAAGAAGAAATTGCTTTTCTCGATGTGCGTGAGGAAGACCCTCATGCACAAGAACATCCCCTATTTGCGGCTAACTTTCCACTCTCCCGCATCGAAATCGATGCCTATACCAAACTCCCTCGGAGAGATGTTCCGATTGTGACCCTAGATGACGGTGAAGGTGATGCGCAATTAGCGGCTAATCGATTGATGGCTTTAGGCTATTCCGATGTGTCCGTCTTTTTTGGTGGCGTCAAAGAATGGAAACGCTCTGGCGGCGAAGTGTTTCGTGATGTCAATGTTCCCAGTAAATCCTTTGGTGAGCTCGTCGAGTCCAAAGTCCACACCCCTTCCCTATCCGCTCAAGAGGTAAAGCGGCTGATTGATTCAAAGGCAGATGTAGTGGTCGTTGACGTCCGTCGCTTTGATGAATACCAAACCATGAGTATTCCAACGGGTATGAGCGTACCGGGTGCCGAACTGGTGCTGCGACTTCCAGAAATTGCACCAGACCCCAAGACTAAAGTGATTGTCAATTGCGCCGGACGAACCCGCAGCATTATTGGGACTCAGTCTCTCATTAATGCAGGCATTCCAAATCCAGTGCATGCCTTGCGTAATGGCACGATTGGCTGGAAATTAGCTGATCAAGCTTTAGACCACGGTCAATCCCGCAAGTTTTCTGATGTTAGCCCCGCTACAGCCCAAGCCGCTCTCCATAAATCCAGAAAAGTGGCTGATCGAGTACAGGTCAAACGCGCTAGTAAAGCAGATCTAAAGGAGTGGCAACAACAATCCGTTCGCACTACGTATTTCTTCGATACCCGCACTCCCGAAGAATATGCAGCAGGCCATCTCCCAGGATTTCGTTCTGTACCTGGGGGTCAACTTGTTCAAGAAACCGAGATGTACGCGCCAGTTCGAGGCGCCCGTATTGTTCTGGTGGATCCCAGTGGAGTGCGTGCCAATATGCCAGCCTCATGGCTTGCTCAAATGGCTTGGGATGTTTATGTGCTTGACGATATTCAGATCAGTGATCTGACTGAGACAGGTACGCCAGCTTTAGCCCTCCCTCCTCTTCCCAAAACCCAAGAGGTCGATGCTCGCACACTACAACAATGGCTCAGTGAGTCCAATACGGTTGTAGTGGATTTCAGCACTCATAAAAATTATTGCCAAAAGCATATTCCGGGTAGCTGGTTTGCACTGCGTTCTTTACAGAAAGAGGCTCTCACCAAATTACCCAAAGCAGAACGCTATGTTTTGACAAGTAGCCCAGCTGAGTTGGCCAGCTTCACCGTCCCTGAATTTACCGCCCTGACACAAACTCCTGTTTATGTCTTGATTGGTGGCAATAGCGCTTGGCTTGAGTCTGGCTATGCAATGGAATCAGATCGACTGAATTTAGCCTCACCCACCATTGATCGCTATCAACGCCCCTATGAGGGAACCAATGCGACTGCAGCCAGTATGCAAGCCTATCTTGATTGGGAATTCGGACTTGTCGAACAGCTAGGGAGAGATGGGACCCATCATTTTTGGGTGATGGATCCCCATTAG